Sequence from the Verrucomicrobiales bacterium genome:
GTTTTCGCGGGATTTAATATCATGGAATGGATCCAAACATTCATTGACCTGGTTCTGCACGTCGACAAACACCTCGACTCACTGATCTCTCAGTTCGGGGTCTGGTTCTATGTGCTGATGTTTCTGGTGATCTTTTGCGAAACCGGATTGATCGTCACCCCCTTCTTGCCCGGCGATTCCTTGCTGTTTGCGCTCGGAGCCTTTGCCGCTCGAGGCAGCCTGAATCTCTGGCCGCTGCTAGTCTTCCTCCCCATCGCTGCCATCCTAGGGGACATGGTGAACTATTGGTGTGGCGTGTGGCTCGGGCCCAAAATCTTCCGCGGGGACAAGATTCGTTTTCTCAAGAAAGAGCACCTGGATCGCACGCATGCGTTCTATGAAAAATACGGAGCGAAGACCATTGTGCTCGCCCGCTTCGTGCCCATCGTCCGCACCTTCGCCCCATTCGTGGCCGGGATGGGCCGCATGGGCTACGCCAAGTTCAGCCTCTACAACGTGCTGGGTGCCTTGCTCTGGGTAGGCCTCTTCGTGCCCGCGGGCTATTTCTTCGCCGATCACCCGTTCGTACGGAAGAATTTCAC
This genomic interval carries:
- a CDS encoding DedA family protein, which translates into the protein MEWIQTFIDLVLHVDKHLDSLISQFGVWFYVLMFLVIFCETGLIVTPFLPGDSLLFALGAFAARGSLNLWPLLVFLPIAAILGDMVNYWCGVWLGPKIFRGDKIRFLKKEHLDRTHAFYEKYGAKTIVLARFVPIVRTFAPFVAGMGRMGYAKFSLYNVLGALLWVGLFVPAGYFFADHPFVRKNFTLVMLAIIVLSVLPAVFEFLRERAKSRRASSRTP